From Aspergillus luchuensis IFO 4308 DNA, chromosome 2, nearly complete sequence:
ATTCGAAGGAAGTACAAGGGTTCGCCATCAATGAGTCGACAGAGGTCGTCCAGGACCTTATAAGTCAGTGAGCCATGAAATCATGTCAGCTTAAGTGGAAGACCACCTACCCGCAGAGCATCGTATGCAAAATACCCTACATTCACAGGGTTCCCGTCGACCTTGACAGTCGTCGTTGGAGTTGTTTTATCGAAATTCTCTGGTTCTCTAGTCAGGCCTGTGTCGCGTTGGAAGGAATAGAAAGTACACGGTTACTGACTGTCTTCGATTGATACACGGTCAAATGTTGATACGATCAGTTGCTGCAATGTGGCTGCGGCGGTACTGGAGACTGCAAGCATCTTGTTCCCTTGCAGAGTAGCACAGATCTCCAAAGTGCTTACTAGGAGGTCACCTCCCAGGTCACTGGAGTAGTGCTGCAGTAGGGAAGGCAAAGACTGCAATATTTTAAGCTGAATATCCAGGCCTTCGCAACGTCAGTATGGAATGTAGTGTATGTAGGTGGTAACTTACTCATGTTCGTTGTCTCCTTCAACCCAGCAAGTACATCTTTCAGCCGCTCAGATGGCAGCGATCGTGAGGCCACTAGCCTTTGCAGGCAGACGACCCCAATGCCTGCAAGCTTCGCATGGCGGCTGTGGCACGCAAGGATGAATGGATTCGCAAACTTAGGTTTGCGCACCAAGTCTATAGAAAGTTCAGCGTATGCCCTTGACGGAGGTGCAAGCTGGTGGCTTGCAAACGCTCACCTGCCGAAATCTGCGCTTCAGACGTAGAAGGCAGTGCCTTCAATTCATTTAGAGACTCTTCAGCCGCCTACAATCTAGTCAGTACTGGCACTTGCGTATCCCTTAAATTGAGTGTTTAAACATACATTACGCAATTCAGAGTTTCTTCTCTTGGATTCTTGAATCAGATTCAAGAGCTCTGTCTGCAAAAATTGAGAGGACATTTCCACCGGAGTGCTTAATCAGTACATGGCCGATGCCACTCCCTATCGATCAAATAGTAGTATCACTAGGCAGATGTGGCTTCATGTGGTTGGGTCGCTGGTTGGACGACGGAATACAAAGCTAAGCACTTGAAACACGACAATACCAGACCGATATGTTCTAGAGTCAAGCCGTACCAATATAAACCTGCTGCAGCTGTAGCAGACAATGACCGGCTCATTAAAAACAACTCAGAAGCAATGGCATCAGGAGTGACATCTTGGGAGCGCCAAGGCACCCGCGGAGATAGAGCTATCACGTGATGTATACAGCCGTTATCATCACGTGTGGTAGTTCTTCAGGAACCCGGCGGGACCAGATACGCAGCCCAGCCAAACGGCCGGAAGTGGGATAAGGTCACAgtgcccctcctccgccccgaGGATCGAAACGTCTCCCTTACAACTTCCTATCTAACTTTCGCTCACTTTCGACCTACTCTTTCTCTTATCTGCACAATGGGAGCTAAAGTGCCCAGAAATTTCAGACTGCTcgaagagctggagaagggtgAGAAGGGCTTGGGAGCTGGTAAGTGCTATGCTACTCATAGTCATGAGAAACCCATTTCGCTGACGTATTCCTATCGCTATTACCTAGAATCATGCTCCTATGGTCTTGCAGATGGtgaagacatgatgatgagtaaCTGGAACGGCACTATTCTTGGCCCCCCTCACGTTCGTCCACCGCTTCCGGCTCGCATCCGTTATACTACACAGTAGCGTCACTGACTTTATGAACGAGCGCAGAGTGTCCACGAGAACAGAATTTACAGCGTCAACATCCATTGCGGTCCGGACTACCCTGACAACCCCCCTACTATTCAGTTTGTATCCCGAGTCAACTTGCCATGCGTTGATGGCCGGAGCGGAAAGGTAAGGATTCGTCCTGTCTCGACCACTACTGCGCGAAAGGTTTCCAGTCTGACTTCATATAGGTCGATCCTACCAAGCTGCCTTGCTTGGCTCAGTGGAAGCGCGAGTATACCATGGAAACTATTCTAGTCGAGCTCAGAAGGTAACCATTTCCTGACCTTCAGGCTATTGTGTCTTTATACTAACAGTTTCCAGATATATGGCTCTGCCCCAGCACAAGAAGCTTCCGCAGCCTCCGGAAGGCTCGAACTTCTAGAATGACGGTATCATGACTGGTTGGGGATTCGAAAGCGGAGTATATGGTTGGTTTCTAAGTCAGGTTCATCTGCGTTTCTTTTCAATGGCTTATTAGAGCATGTACAGTCTATGCATAACGGCGGGCATGGCGCGGTCTTCTTTGAAGCCTAGTTGCAATTCATCGATTTAGAACATTGCTCAGTATGAACCGTGTGTCGCTTTTGTCAAAGCCATATCTGCCGAACTAACAAGGCCTTGTACCCTTGTTTTTGGCGGGTATTCGTTCATATTTGGACAGCTTTCAGAAGGGACCATACCGGCGAAAAACATTAGACCATGATCAACATATAGAGGAATATCCGGGAATCGGGTCCCTTCCGTCGCCTGTTGTAGATTGGATAACAGTAGTTTATACAGCTGCACGGCACGCACTGCAAACTTCCGGTGCGATCGATTAACAAGTAATAGTGTCGGCCGTTTGTCAAAATTCTATTGTCAAAATTCTAAAAGTTCCTACATTGCATGCCCtgattagaatatattattgttTGATCACAGTATAGGTATATCATTTCGGTTACACGTGACGTATTCCGGATTGCCGGAGTAGTCACATGTCTCCGACTAAAGTCCGGAACTTAAGCCTTCAGGATCATGCTGCCTCCTCGATAATGCATAGAACAGTTGTTCCCAGGCAGTCTTCCGCTCATCGTTTCGCAAGTAAGTTTCTTCAGAGACAGCAATATTTACTGAGCGTCACAAAGAGTTTAACTGACTGCTGTTTTCCTTTCCAGCTTTGGCACTTTATCGAGCGCTCCTCCGACAATGCGCCAAACTACCACATTCTCCCTCCGAACTCGCTGCGTGCAAGCCGTACATCCAGAATAGATTCAACAGATACAAAACGCTTCAGAGTCCGTCTCAAACAGCCAATTCACTTAGGGCAGGCTACGAGGTGCGTTAACAATCGGCTCTCAATCGACCATTCAGTATCTAAATTCCGCGATTTCGCAAACACTCAGGCTCTTGACCTACTGTACTCAGCCTCGCAAGGCGACCAAAATGGCGTTCAACGGATAAGGAAACTCATATCGGAAAGTGAAGCGGCAAAGCGACAGAAATCCGAATGGCACAGGGAACGAGCTAAGGTTATTCCGGTAAAGCCCGTGAGCCggaaggagctgaagaaaGAGGCAAACAAACGATACCGAGTATTGACTGCGAAACGGCATCCGGATGCTACCTCTATTCTTGCACGTCCTCGGCCTGTAGTCAATGGGAAGCGTCGAGTTCCTGTACTCGTGAATGCGCGTGGTTTCCcgttcctcctcatcaagaAGCCCCAGCCTAAGTTTCTTAGCGCTGTTCTGGATTCGAAACTGAAAAGGcgctggaagaggatggagcgCCTAAAAAGGCTCGAGTCTGAGTTGCCCATGGCCAgggacgaggatgaatggGATCTACTAACTGGCCACAAGGAAGATGCAAAGTGGGCTGGGCCAATTAGAGTGTCGCTCAAAGAGGTGCAGGGACAAATATCAGAAGGTGATAGGAGGACTAAGGAACTGGCGCAAGCTATGTGGAAAGTCGTTCTTGAAGAGCGCAAGCTGGCGGAACAAGAGGAGAAGCAACGGGTTGAGCGAGCCGGAGAGCAACCAGCGGTAGAAAAAGGGAATCCCTCAGCAGAGGAACACGATAAGAAACGGCCGAGTGAGGGATGAATCAATGCCGGAAGAAATGTTCTGTTACAATCATCCAAAACTTACGCTTGGCAGATTATCCTGTCCAGCACTTTATCCTTATGGGCCCAAAGCCGTCACACCCACCACGCTACCAGAACGGTGCCATTGTGAGAATTCTCCAACGTCCCCAATGGAGCTAGAGTCGGCGTATCTACTACCATTTACGGGGtacgcagcttctccagcctTTCATCATGTCCCTTATGACGGGCCAACGCTACTAGCAACAGAGTGCGTTtggaaataagaaatatggCAGGTACATGTGCATAGTGCAACAGTGGTTGGCGCATGTACAATCATAACTACCACATACTAGTCTAATGTCAAGTACAATGTCTCACAAGGGATCCATACTGCCTCCATCTGCTATGCAGTAATAGGCAAATGCGTTCGTAGGCTTACTGCACACCAACTTCGTGGTTGGCTATCAACTGCTCAACGCCAACCAGCTAGCGTCCTTGTCATACAGCCGAGATTATTTACAATATAGTAATTCCAAAGAACGCCAACTTCTGGTGGCTCGATCCCCATCAAGCACGGAACTAAATTCTCGCCAGAGCTCTCATCTAGAGACCCCAGCTTCTAAGCAGCTATCTTCATATTCTCCACAGCAGCCGGAataccatcctcctcatcttcatcaaagtCTGCCCTTCCAGCAAGACCTCTCTCCCACAGCTGCTTGCCCGTcaacttcttttcttcctttgccGGACCCTTCTTGGtagccttcttctcctccgcctccttctcctcgcgcttcctcttctcttcctcctccatctcctttaTGAACTTGTCGCGCCACTCCAAGAACGTCTCCCGATTAACAGCAGTGCCCTGGAACTTCcggttctcctcctcttccgccttcttcgcctccatcTCTTTTTCGGCGTGAACGGCATTCACGCGCTCCGCCATGAGCTCTTCGGCGCTCTCCTTCAAAGCACTAACCAGCGTAAATACCATAGCCATTCCCATGTTCTCCTCAATGGTCGGTTGCAAGGTTTCGAGAAGTCGGTCCCGGTCCTCACTGATGTCTAGTCGGGGGTGTTTCGGTGCGTTCGGAGGCGCACTCAACTCTAGTTCCGGTGCAACATCCGGGTAGTCTGCTGGGTATGTGACTTGCAGGAGCAAGACAGGCTGCTCTGTTTCTTCGACGTCATTTTCGGGTGCGTCAAGAGCAATTGATATCCGGTATGAGGTGTCAGAAATATCTGGGGTGGGATTCAGTCAGCGATTTTGTTGTTTGAGAGTTTTCATAATGAAGCGTGCAAGGTGGGTATAGTGCCGCCTTCTTACCTGTGATTTCCTCGGGGAAAATGGAGTCGAGCACTTCGCGCTCTTCGATCTGGTCTTCGCGGCCCATGCTGCTTCAATTCTGCCGCCGGCGGGGCTGGAGGGGTATTGTTTGGTTCTGGGTTTAGGAACAAGGGCGATGGCTGGAGATTCAAGATTCAGACACTCAAAAATCTAGCAATATGTTAAATGGAAGAGACCAAGAAAATAGTCGCTGGTCTTAGGGTCTAGACGTTGACAGGCTCGTGCTTGGGAAATGAATTCCTCGGTCTTCAGGTGTGTAAGTAGAATACGCTGCGATCCCACATGCAAACAAGACAAACAGATAAGGAATCGCCCAAATTTGTCCCGCCCGAAAAAGGGAATTTCTATGCTCCGCCTTCTCGAAATTCAAAGCTTCAAGCATTTACACTCAATATTCTTGTTTATAAAACCTTTCTACCCTTTACTCCGTGTCCTCGAATAACCCCTTCAAGTACGTTTGACACATACTTCCGTTACAGCTTATAGATCATGGGAAAATCAAGACCTCACAACAAGAAGGCCTCCAAATCTCGCGCAAAGTCCGTTTTGGGCGCTGGCGGCTCGGTTTCGAAACAAAAAATGAACGAAGACCCCTCTAAGCTCCTCGAGCAGGCGACGATACAGCTCCAGACCGGTCAACCGGATGCTGCTCTCCAGTTAGCTCAGCAAGCTCTTAACAATGCGCCGGACAATTCTCCATCTCAATTAGTGGCACTTAATACCGTTGGGGAGATCTACGTTGAGCTGGGCGAAATCGATGTTGCGAAACAACACTTTATGCGTGCCATCGAGCTCGACCCGAATGGCACGATCCCTGAGGCTGAAGGAGGCGGTGCTGAGAAGTTCCTATGGCTAGCTCAATTGAGCGAACAGGGTGGGAAGGACAGCGTTCAATGGTTCGAGAAGGGAGTGTCGTCGCTCAGGCATATTATCCAGCAGCTTGAGCAGAAACCTGGCCCTGAGGAAGCGCTTGAgctggccgagaagaagcgcaagatgGCGAATGCCCTCTGCGCTGTTGCTGAGATCTACATGACCGATCTCTCGTAAGTCGCTCTCCAATTCGTCCTTCTTCCCATGGGTGGGTTGGTCGCAGATCTTTCGATGCTGACTGTCAATAggtgggaagaagatgcggaAAACCGTTGCGAATCACTCATCACAGAAGCCCTCCTTGTCGCTCCGAATGCGCCCGAAGTACTACAGACCCTCGCATCGATCCGGATCTCGCAGCTACGGACAGAAGAGGCTCAAGCAGCGCTCAGGAGGAGTCTCGATCTTTGGAAAGACCTACCGCCCGAGGACTTGTCCATTCCTGACTTTGCGACAAGAATCAGTCTTTCCCGTCTCCTGATGGAGGTCGGCATGGAGCTTGAGGCTCTAGAGGTGCTGGAACGCCTTATCTTGGAGGACGACCAAAGTGTGGAGGCATGGTAtcttggaggatggtgtCTGCAGCTCCTGGCCGGGAAGCAACAAGCACCTAAGGATGCCGACGAAGAGGACGGCAACACCCCAGAGGCCAGGCGCCATGCATCCCTCGTGGCTAGCCGCGAATGGCTCAAGCAAAGCTTAACGCTGTACGACCTCGTTCAGTATGAGGACGAGAGACTTAAGGAACACGCACTAGAATTGGTCCAAGAGATGAACAAGGAGATCGGTGAAGAcatggatgacgatgaggccggggagggcgaggaagactgggaggacgaggagatcgaggTGGAATctgatggcgatgacgagATGGCTGACTCATAAAAAAGCTGCATGTTTGATTGTTACGAGAAATTCTTTGTCATGATACCAGTATATAAAAGGGCATGTTTTCCGATACAACCTACGGCTATTCAAAGGACTCCGATTGCGGACACGATCCAGCAGTAGTcgaactagtagtaagtactagtagtagctgcGATAGTCTCTCTATCAGCAGACGGCGCCGGATAAAGTAGGATCCGACCGCTTTCCCCCGGCGATAACCAGAGCCAAATTTATTCCGGCAGTTCGACTTCGAGTGGCAAATAGCTCAATGTGAGTGAGGAGTCGTTATAGAGGTTGCTGGAAGCGTCCTATCTTCCCATACAGGATGGACCTTGTTTCAGCGCCCAGCGGGGATGATTCCTCGTTGAAGGATCCGGTGGTCCAGGTGGAAGCCGTTGATATGGCCTCCGCAGTATCAAAGACCGGCACCGCAACGGAGAATACAGCCGCTgcgaaggaagaagtgaCTCAGTCGGAGTATGAGACCGATAGCGACGGCTCCGGCGACGAGTGGGAGACTCAGTCTCTATACGAAGACGCTATCCAAGTCCTACGCGACGATCAGCTCCGTGAGGGTGGTAAGCACCCTATATGATGTCCTCTATATGCGCGCACTGAccggatcttctccttgtttTAGTACCGGATGCCTGCACGTTGGA
This genomic window contains:
- the MMS2 gene encoding E2 ubiquitin-conjugating protein MMS2 (BUSCO:EOG09264UD3;~COG:O;~EggNog:ENOG410PMX7;~InterPro:IPR016135,IPR000608;~PFAM:PF00179), which encodes MGAKVPRNFRLLEELEKGEKGLGAESCSYGLADGEDMMMSNWNGTILGPPHSVHENRIYSVNIHCGPDYPDNPPTIQFVSRVNLPCVDGRSGKVDPTKLPCLAQWKREYTMETILVELRRYMALPQHKKLPQPPEGSNF
- a CDS encoding LYR motif-containing protein (COG:S;~EggNog:ENOG410PSES;~InterPro:IPR008011;~PFAM:PF05347), with translation MHRTVVPRQSSAHRFATLALYRALLRQCAKLPHSPSELAACKPYIQNRFNRYKTLQSPSQTANSLRAGYEALDLLYSASQGDQNGVQRIRKLISESEAAKRQKSEWHRERAKVIPVKPVSRKELKKEANKRYRVLTAKRHPDATSILARPRPVVNGKRRVPVLVNARGFPFLLIKKPQPKFLSAVLDSKLKRRWKRMERLKRLESELPMARDEDEWDLLTGHKEDAKWAGPIRVSLKEVQGQISEGDRRTKELAQAMWKVVLEERKLAEQEEKQRVERAGEQPAVEKGNPSAEEHDKKRPSEG
- a CDS encoding RWD domain-containing protein (BUSCO:EOG09265K60;~COG:S;~EggNog:ENOG410PPZ9;~InterPro:IPR016135,IPR040213,IPR006575;~PFAM:PF05773;~go_function: GO:0005515 - protein binding [Evidence IEA]), with the protein product MGREDQIEEREVLDSIFPEEITDISDTSYRISIALDAPENDVEETEQPVLLLQVTYPADYPDVAPELELSAPPNAPKHPRLDISEDRDRLLETLQPTIEENMGMAMVFTLVSALKESAEELMAERVNAVHAEKEMEAKKAEEEENRKFQGTAVNRETFLEWRDKFIKEMEEEEKRKREEKEAEEKKATKKGPAKEEKKLTGKQLWERGLAGRADFDEDEEDGIPAAVENMKIAA
- a CDS encoding ACL4 family protein (COG:S;~EggNog:ENOG410PI0V;~InterPro:IPR011990,IPR019734,IPR013026;~PFAM:PF13181,PF13174;~go_function: GO:0005515 - protein binding [Evidence IEA]); this translates as MGKSRPHNKKASKSRAKSVLGAGGSVSKQKMNEDPSKLLEQATIQLQTGQPDAALQLAQQALNNAPDNSPSQLVALNTVGEIYVELGEIDVAKQHFMRAIELDPNGTIPEAEGGGAEKFLWLAQLSEQGGKDSVQWFEKGVSSLRHIIQQLEQKPGPEEALELAEKKRKMANALCAVAEIYMTDLSWEEDAENRCESLITEALLVAPNAPEVLQTLASIRISQLRTEEAQAALRRSLDLWKDLPPEDLSIPDFATRISLSRLLMEVGMELEALEVLERLILEDDQSVEAWYLGGWCLQLLAGKQQAPKDADEEDGNTPEARRHASLVASREWLKQSLTLYDLVQYEDERLKEHALELVQEMNKEIGEDMDDDEAGEGEEDWEDEEIEVESDGDDEMADS